ACTGAACAACATAATACTGAAGCGCAGACAACCTATAAGGCGAGAACTCATAATCGAAGCCTTGAAAGTACATGCCTACACTCTGTATTGGGGTATCTGCTCCAGCCAAATTCCCAAACCTCAACCAGTAGATTAGCAAGTTGATACTTGTAAACAAGATGACGCATAGGACAATATATACTATTGAAGCCATCAATTTAGCCGATACGATTTGGCTCTTCCCTCGCTTGCTGCTGCGTACCAACGCTGCCGTTCCCAATGCATATTCCTCTGCGAATACGGGAGCCAGTCCCAGCAAAATCATGATCATCATAAAAAGCACGCCAAATTGATCAATGTATTCCAACAGATAGCCCCAAGGTTTATTGTAGTGAATTTCAGTGACGTTTACGGTCCGTTCCATGACATTCCCGCTATCATCAGTTTTGGTGTAGTTTTTTTTGAATTCCGGCGAAAACATGGAAATCTCATAAAATACGCCATATCGATTCTGATTCGCTTCATCACTGTAACCCTTATTTTGTAACTGTTCCTGTGCAGCCTGAACCTTCTCAGCCGTAATGGCTCCTTCATAGGGTTTGTAGAACGACGTACCCTTCATCGGCCCCGGATGTCCGAGATAGGCATACAGAACAAGCAGCATTAGTAGCCCGGTGAGTGCAAGATAGATACTTTTACGCGTCATTATTTTAACAAATTCATATCGGGTCAAACGAATCACGATGTCGCCTCCTCATCAAAATAGTGCATATATACGTCTTCAAGCCGAGGTGCCTCTGGCATAGCTTGTGGGACAGGCTGTTCTTTTGCCAAGATCCTCGCCACAATACCATCGGACTGATAGGACAATCCGCTTACCTTGAAATGAGAGGTGAGTTCGGCAAGCTGCTGTTCTGTTAACGTTGCAGTCCAAACGCTGCCTTGCATACTGTTCATGATCGCTTCCGGTGTGTTCTGAGTAATCAGTTGACCTTCATTCATCAGAATCATTTCCTTACACGAGAACTCCAGATCAGAGATAATATGCGTCGATAACAGTACAATCCGGTCTCTTCCCAACTCACCGATAATGTTACGAAATCGAATACGTTCCTTCGGGTCAAGGCCAGCCGTAGGTTCGTCGAGAACTAGAATTTGCGGATCATTCAGCAAGGCTTGTGCAATTCCGAGCCTCTGCTTCATACCGCCAGAGAACGTACGAATTTTATGTTGTGCCTGCTTTTCCAGATCAACCATACGTAATGTCTCCTGCACTCGAATAGCGGCTTGATTCGTACTCAGTCCTTTTAACGAACACATGTACATGAGAAATTTGTGAGCACTGAAACGATTATAAAATCCAAAGCGCTGCGGCATATAGCCCAAGATATCGCGATAACGATCCCCCATCTGTTCAATGGATTGCCCATCCAGCATAATTTGTCCGGACGTTGGCTTGGCGATGTCTACAAGCATGCGAAGCAGCGTTGTTTTTCCCGCTCCATTTGGTCCAAGCAGGCCGTAGACGCCACCGCTGGACAGCTCTAACGTGAACGATTTTACGGCCCACTTGTTTCTATACTTCTTGGATACGTTATCCATGGTCAATTTCAAAGGAATAACCTCTTTCCGTTTGTGATGTATATTTTCGCGTCATCTGCCGGATCTGACTGATCAACAGAACCACTCCACATAATGCGACTGCAATAAGTACTGGGGTCTGAATCGATTGTACTAAAGTAACAAATCGGGGATTGCTTAACATAAGCCAGAAAAACCCAAACCATGCGACCAAGAAAATACTAACAGCTGTTCCACCCCGAACACGCATAGCCAGCCACAAACTAGCCCCTGCCGCAATCATCAGTTGGGTATACCACAGACCGACGCCACTCCATGAGATGAAACTTCCTTTTCCGCCAGATACCAATAGCATAAGAAGCAGAACAAATACCATATTTCCTGCAAGCACGACGATCAGACGAGTCAACATCAGCTGTTGTGCCGTAATTTTACAGGTCAGTTCGATCTCCATCAGCCCCTGATCCCGACCTTTGAATACTTCCAGTAATCCGAGAATAAAAGGTACAGGTACCAGAATAAGTCCACTCATATATGGGGATATTGTGCTGCGGGTTCCCAACCAGAATCCGCACAACAGAAGCAATGCGCAAACTAGCCAGTACGATTTGTGGAAAATCATAACCTCACCCCGAACGAGTTGGAACAGTTCAGTAAATGATTTCCCCGGTGATTGCTCCAGATGAACATTCATCTGTCCTGGCATATGTGCATCCAAGGCCCTTATCGTCCTATCGATCTCCATCTCGGATGGATATTCAACCACATAGTCATCCAAAAAAGGGGCAATTTCGGCGTACTCCTCCATCTCCAATTCAGCTCGACGCTTCCTTCTATCTTCGTTTTCTGTACGTTTCATCCCGCTCACCTCCCACAATGATCTCTTTTAATTTCGTTATGCCCAAGCGTATACGTGATTTCACTGTCGACTCATTCGATCCCGTCAGTTCGGCAACCTCTTTAATCTTTAGTCCGTTGTAATAGTTCAGAATTACCGCGTCCCGCTGGTGCTCAGGCAAACTTTGTACCGCCAGCCTGACCTTATCATTCTGAAGCCGTTTATAGAATATGTTCCACACATTCTGGTGCTCACTTGCTGGGAGCGCCTCTTCTGTTAACTCACTCTCTCTGAGTTGTTGCTTGAACTCGCGCCCACGAAAATAATCCATACAATGATTCACTGCTATTTTCAGTAACCAGTGACTGAATTTTCCGTTATCTCGATAATTCCCCAATGAATTCATCATTTTTACAAATACCTCTTGAGTTAAATCAAAAGAGATATGATAATCTCCCGTTTTTCGGTACACATATGAAAATATCGACTTGTAATGCCGCTTCACCAAAACTTCCATTGCAGCCCGACTACCTTCACGAATCTCATGAATTAACTCTTCATCATCCAACGCTCCCTCACCCCCTCAAACTAATTAACGATAACTTGATCATAAAAGATCAAAACTATTTATGTCTTGCTTTATGCATAATGCAAAATTAGCCATTACGAATATTCCTGGGTAGCCCATGTGAAGGTCAAGGCCCTATATTATTAAAAAAGCGGGGAAATTCCTGCTTCCAAGCTGTTGAGAAAGTCTCACCAGCCTATAGATATTCATCTAATCGGTAAGCGGAAGATGTTCTTGTACCCATAAAACAAAAAAGCCACTAAAATAGCGACTTCAATGGGAGTATGTTCGTATCCCGCGACAATATTTTACTCGCAGTATTTTTTTTCTTCATTTTTGGCTCGGGACAAGAACTTGTACCGATAAAACAAAAAAGCCGCTAAATAGCGACTTTAATAGGATCATGTTTTTGTCCCTCGACAACTTTGATATTAAGTATTATCGATATCCGGTAAACATTCACCTCTCTCCACTGCTTTGATCTAAACTTTAAATTTCTCTTGCATAAAACATCCACAGTGCAAAAAATACGATTAAAACAAATAATAAACAAGTTAGTAAGGTGTAGAATATCAAGGGATTAAAGAAACCGGCGATCACGGAGGCAATGCCCAGACCAATGAGAATGATTGCTGTGCTGAGTGTGCCGGCTCTCTGGAGTATCATTACACTCCGCTCGTCATTCTCCTCAATATACTGCTTCTTCAGCTCGGCTTCATTATTACTGGCTTTTATATACCTGACGAGGAAAAAAGCGACGGCCACTTCAACCCCGATAAAAGCGCCTGTGTGAAATCCCTTTATAAAACCAGGTAAATCGGGTAGTCCACCTCGGTAAAATATAAGTCCTACATAGATCAATAGGGTAGCAGCGGCTACCAGTGACAGTACGTTTTTGCGAGTTTTTACTTTAATCTTGTACTTGTCCATTTACATTTCCTCCACTTCGCTGAAATCAAAAACGTCTTCAATGGCGAGTCCAAAAAAATTGGCAATTTTGTAAGCAAGAATAAGGGAAGCCGTATACTTTCCCCTTTCAAGAGAGGTGATGGTTTGCCGGGTAACACCAACAATTCGTCCCAGCTCTTCCTGTGACAGCTTATGCTGCTTACGCAGTTCTGCAATTCTTGTCTTCAAGTGATCACGTCCTTGCAATGTTTACTTTGCATTTTTAGCATAGTTCACTTTGCATTATGTGTCAAGTTAACTTTGCATTGTTACTTACCTCTGAATGCAAAACAAGCAAAGTCCTCTTTGTAAAAGGAGGGCTTGGCTCGGTTGATTTTGTTTATATAAGATGCGAGAAGAGTTTACTTTAACAGAGCAAATGGTTGGAGCGCTTGGTGTTCCCCCTATAGAAACGTATGTAGGCCGTGATTTAATGTTTGTATTGGAAAGTGAAAAAGCTGTTCAAACCGCTACACCTGATACTCTGGAACCAAAGATGGTATACTCGTACACTATTTATTCGGGTCTCGGTGCCACTTATCATCTCCCATTATTCTATCAACAATATGATGGGCTTCCCAAACAGCCGCAATCTCTAATCCTTCGCATTCTTCGCTATTAGAAGGTCTAATTTCTCCTATATGATAAATCAAATATTCTCCTGATATCTTATCAATGATACAGGCAGGTGGGGGCCATGCCTCTTCTTCATCCGGGAATGGACGATTCTCAATAACCGGCCAATCGCCTGATTTCAGTACATCATCATATACACCTACGATAAATTGGTATTCTTCTTCTTGAGGTATCTCTTTTATAGAGTCACTTATAAGATTATAGATTGCAATGCTGGCATCTTTAAGCCTTCTCCCAAAGGCAAACTTACCGTTAGGCAAAGGGATAGCGTAGATATCACCCAATTTTATTCGTTTACGTTTCGTATTTTTCACGGTTTTCCAAACTCCTTCGTTGCGGCTTTGATAAACTTACTGTACTTCTTACTTTCTATTGAGAAAAATAACGATTAAATATACACCTAATCGGAAACGGGACCATGTTCTTGTCTATTTCGGCAATCGGTACAAGTTCTTGTCATAGGCTTGGGACAAGAACTTGTACCGATAAAATAAAAAGCCGCTAAAATAGCGACTTCAATGGGATCATGTTCTTGTCCCTCGACAGATCTTTTGCTTTTTGACTCATGCTTACTTTTGGTAATCTCTTCAGCAATTTTATCTTCACCCTGATCGTGTTTGACCGATGTAATTCTTGCTACTATCTGCATGATTCT
The nucleotide sequence above comes from Paenibacillus sp. W2I17. Encoded proteins:
- a CDS encoding ABC transporter permease subunit, encoding MIRLTRYEFVKIMTRKSIYLALTGLLMLLVLYAYLGHPGPMKGTSFYKPYEGAITAEKVQAAQEQLQNKGYSDEANQNRYGVFYEISMFSPEFKKNYTKTDDSGNVMERTVNVTEIHYNKPWGYLLEYIDQFGVLFMMIMILLGLAPVFAEEYALGTAALVRSSKRGKSQIVSAKLMASIVYIVLCVILFTSINLLIYWLRFGNLAGADTPIQSVGMYFQGFDYEFSPYRLSALQYYVVQLVTHLAGSLIFGCVVLWVSSLSSTAFVAIIINVAIVGVPYLAFDVMNFNPGWAKWIEEFSFSTMMRVTRLFQTPVNYSIFRVEVSYLQLYLLIMTVVTAVVVLGTYRAFRNREVFS
- a CDS encoding ABC transporter ATP-binding protein, which produces MKLTMDNVSKKYRNKWAVKSFTLELSSGGVYGLLGPNGAGKTTLLRMLVDIAKPTSGQIMLDGQSIEQMGDRYRDILGYMPQRFGFYNRFSAHKFLMYMCSLKGLSTNQAAIRVQETLRMVDLEKQAQHKIRTFSGGMKQRLGIAQALLNDPQILVLDEPTAGLDPKERIRFRNIIGELGRDRIVLLSTHIISDLEFSCKEMILMNEGQLITQNTPEAIMNSMQGSVWTATLTEQQLAELTSHFKVSGLSYQSDGIVARILAKEQPVPQAMPEAPRLEDVYMHYFDEEATS
- a CDS encoding RNA polymerase sigma factor, whose protein sequence is MDDEELIHEIREGSRAAMEVLVKRHYKSIFSYVYRKTGDYHISFDLTQEVFVKMMNSLGNYRDNGKFSHWLLKIAVNHCMDYFRGREFKQQLRESELTEEALPASEHQNVWNIFYKRLQNDKVRLAVQSLPEHQRDAVILNYYNGLKIKEVAELTGSNESTVKSRIRLGITKLKEIIVGGERDETYRKRR
- a CDS encoding helix-turn-helix transcriptional regulator; its protein translation is MKTRIAELRKQHKLSQEELGRIVGVTRQTITSLERGKYTASLILAYKIANFFGLAIEDVFDFSEVEEM
- a CDS encoding Imm26 family immunity protein; amino-acid sequence: MKNTKRKRIKLGDIYAIPLPNGKFAFGRRLKDASIAIYNLISDSIKEIPQEEEYQFIVGVYDDVLKSGDWPVIENRPFPDEEEAWPPPACIIDKISGEYLIYHIGEIRPSNSEECEGLEIAAVWEAHHIVDRIMGDDKWHRDPNK